A section of the Cydia splendana chromosome 1, ilCydSple1.2, whole genome shotgun sequence genome encodes:
- the LOC134802208 gene encoding protein dpy-30 homolog, with the protein MSDPSLQANREAVKEEQPPPKIPDSVKKIIAMEKEPETNASRKSRIDLNALPTRQYLDQTVVPILLQGLSALAKERPPDPINYLAAYLVKNKTTFENNNAASNNNPPANAQT; encoded by the exons ATGTCCGATCCTTCTTTGCAAGCGAATCGCGAAGCCGTTAAAGAAGAGCAACCCCCGCCCAAAATACCGGATTCCGTAAAG AAGATAATTGCAATGGAGAAAGAACCAGAAACAAATGCTAGTCGGAAATCCCGAATAGATCTCAATGCATTACCAACAAGGCAATACTTGGACCAGACTGTGGTTCCCATACTACTCCAGGGGCTCTCGGCGCTGGCCAAGGAGCGCCCGCCGGACCCTATTAACTACCTGGCTGCTTACTTGGTGAAAAATAAGACTACTTTTGAAAATAACAATGCTGCATCAAACAACAAtcctccagcaaatgctcaaaCTTAA
- the LOC134792354 gene encoding coiled-coil domain-containing protein 85C-B produces the protein MTVCESALTTMSINQNGVKFNKQKQQLGKQGPEPVNFPPRYHPPPPSAAGPKLATIDPSAKEFKPPYVGKPVDPNKIQYPLGAQPAAYPGGSIPFSKYPQGYPVGYPQAPGALRVLRPPGEVVTKAIVHEPGQPTARARSADDTQRVQRNLEEEQIHRRSADMLKFTKRVDPDGPRASTDQRRQIQTLLDEIKALKDANRRLSDDNQELRDLCCFLDDDRQKGRKLAREWQRFGRYTASVMRQEVSAYQSKLRELDDKQQELIRDNLELKELCLYLDEERERSTCVNCGRAAGRERDDGDGSSSGTNAEEVRAPAAPITHPQLAERTVQYVRDLEQKVRRLEAEKGVNGGIGERPEAVVRALQVLEVRERVERERRRPAPDLDSGEQALVREMCNVVWGKLEDAPPQAPPR, from the coding sequence ATGACCGTCTGCGAATCGGCTCTAACGACAatgtcaatcaatcaaaatGGAGTTAAGTTCAACAAACAGAAACAGCAACTAGGTAAACAGGGCCCGGAACCGGTCAACTTTCCACCGCGGTATCACCCGCCTCCGCCGTCCGCGGCCGGTCCCAAACTAGCCACTATTGACCCGTCCGCGAAGGAGTTCAAACCTCCTTACGTGGGAAAACCTGTGGACcctaataaaatacaatatccCCTAGGAGCTCAACCTGCTGCATATCCGGGGGGATCGATTCCCTTTTCGAAGTATCCCCAAGGATACCCGGTTGGGTACCCTCAAGCGCCGGGAGCTTTACGTGTGCTGCGACCCCCCGGAGAGGTGGTCACGAAGGCGATCGTGCACGAGCCCGGGCAGCCCACGGCACGCGCGCGCAGTGCGGACGATACCCAGCGCGTGCAGCGAAACCTCGAGGAGGAGCAGATCCACAGGAGATCAGCTGACATGCTCAAATTCACTAAGCGAGTGGATCCTGATGGTCCCCGAGCTTCGACGGACCAGCGGCGTCAAATTCAGACTCTTTTGGACGAGATAAAAGCATTGAAAGACGCTAACCGAAGACTGAGCGACGACAATCAGGAGCTTCGTGACTTGTGTTGTTTCTTAGATGATGATCGACAGAAAGGAAGAAAGTTAGCACGCGAATGGCAAAGATTCGGCAGATACACGGCGTCGGTTATGAGGCAGGAAGTTTCAGCGTATCAAAGCAAACTAAGGGAACTGGACGATAAACAGCAGGAACTGATAAGAGATAATTTAGAGTTAAAAGAGTTGTGTTTGTACTTGGACGAGGAGCGCGAGAGAAGCACATGTGTAAACTGCGGACGAGCGGCGGGCCGAGAACGAGACGACGGCGATGGCAGTAGCAGTGGCACCAACGCCGAGGAGGTACGCGCACCCGCCGCACCCATCACGCACCCGCAGCTGGCCGAGCGCACGGTGCAGTACGTGCGCGACCTGGAGCAGAAGGTTCGACGATTGGAGGCAGAGAAAGGGGTCAACGGCGGCATCGGCGAGCGACCCGAAGCGGTTGTCCGCGCGTTGCAAGTGTTAGAAGTCAGAGAGCGAGTGGAGAGAGAAAGAAGGAGACCAGCTCCTGACTTAGACTCTGGTGAGCAAGCCCTCGTACGAGAAATGTGCAATGTGGTATGGGGAAAGTTAGAAGACGCCCCACCACAAGCGCCTCCACGGTAA
- the LOC134797695 gene encoding radial spoke head 1 homolog produces the protein MAEEKGEKGEDEDTIGIYVGQRNQDGDRHGEGWAVLPNGDFYTGCYCRGQRNGKGLYVFKNGARYEGEWRRAMKYGVGTMTYPDGSRYEGDWRHDHKQGFGAYYYPNGDIYEGAWFKGKRHGLGTYLYNEYQVKFMGTWVEGRMEGPGQILYPRVRFHGSWYKGVPKGPGCFVFDTNCMQHGFYLLIKDPALEELGEGEEEKEEKMDKDEAMGEEEEVEFDETKGKIAVWRARNVTAYMAEFLPPEPVPLPVHDSIPSLTNESVETDVLHFEPPPVYPEHEGDDGDSWLLHRKQFLEEAQPKE, from the exons ATGGCGGAAGAAAAAGGTGAGAAGGGTGAAGATGAGGACACTATTGGA ATATACGTAGGCCAACGCAACCAAGACGGCGACCGGCACGGCGAGGGCTGGGCCGTGCTGCCCAACGGCGACTTCTACACCGGCTGCTACTGCCGCGGCCAGCGCAACGGCAAGGGCCTGTACGTGTTCAAGAACGGAGCGCGGTACGAAG GCGAATGGCGTCGAGCGATGAAATACGGCGTCGGTACAATGACATACCCCGACGGATCGCGGTACGAGGGCGACTGGCGGCACGATCACAAGCAAGGTTTCGGCGCCTACTACTATCCCAACGGAGACATATACGAGGGCGCGTGGTTCAAAGGGAAACGGCACGGGCTCGGCACCTACTTGTACAACGAATACCAAGTCAAATTCATGGGCACATGGGTCGAGGGCCGGATGGAGGGACCTGGGCAGATCTTGTACCCTCGCGTGCGCTTCCACGGTTCCTGGTACAAGGGCGTACCCAAGGGCCCGGGCTGCTTCGTGTTCGACACCAACTGTATGCAGCACGGGTTCTATTTGCTGATCAAGGATCCGGCGCTGGAAGAGTTAGGTGAGGGCGAGGAAGAAAAGGAGGAGAAAATGGATAAAGATGAGGCGATGggggaagaagaagaagtggaATTCGACGAAACGAAAG GCAAAATAGCAGTGTGGCGGGCTCGCAACGTGACGGCCTACATGGCAGAGTTCCTGCCGCCGGAGCCGGTGCCCCTACCCGTGCACGACTCCATCCCGTCGCTGACGAACGAGAGCGTGGAGACGGACGTGCTGCACTTCGAGCCGCCGCCGGTGTACCCGGAGCACGAGGGCGATGACGGTGACTCCTGGCTGCTGCACCGGAAGCAGTTCCTCGAGGAGGCGCAGCCCAAGGAATAG